The following proteins come from a genomic window of Nothobranchius furzeri strain GRZ-AD chromosome 1, NfurGRZ-RIMD1, whole genome shotgun sequence:
- the LOC107386414 gene encoding endoplasmic reticulum-Golgi intermediate compartment protein 2 isoform X1, whose product MRRLSKKKALSLVKELDAFPKVSESFVETTASGGTVSLIAFSAMAILAVLEFFVYRDTWMKYEYEVDKDFSSKLKINVDITVAMKCQHVGADILDLAETMITSTGLQYQPVIFELTPQQRLWQRTLHLIQSRLREEHALQEVPYKTLLKGAPTALPPRESSSIEPLDACRIHGHVYVNKVAGNLHITVGKPIHHPQGHAHIAAFVSHESYNFSHRIDHLSFGEEVPGIINPLDGTEKITYNNNQMYQYFITVVPTKLNTYEIAADTHQFSVTERERMINHAAGSHGVSGIFVKYDTSSLMVTVSEQHMPLWQFLVRLCGIIGGIFSTTGMLHSLVGFCFNVICCRFKLGVYRPREVSLDKKQTSSVSDFSLNQLNLFQDSLLHNQMNNLTNHQSPLLAGNAGLE is encoded by the exons ATGAGGCGTCTGTCTAAAAAAAAAGCCCTGAGTCTTGTGAAGGAGCTGGATGCCTTCCCTAAAGTGTCTGAGAGTTTTGTGGAGACAACGGCGTCGGGAGGAACAG TGTCCCTCATAGCTTTCAGTGCAATGGCAATTCTGGCCGTCTTGGAATTCTTCGTTTATCGAGACACTTGGATGAAGTACGAATATGAAGTCGACAAGGATTTTTCCAG TAAACTTAAAATAAACGTGGACATCACAGTCGCGATGAAATGCCAGC ATGTGGGAGCGGACATTCTGGACCTCGCTGAGACCATGATCACCTCCACTGGTTTGCAGTACCAGCCT GTGATTTTTGAACTGACACCACAGCAGAGACTGTGGCAGAG GACGTTGCATCTCATACAGAGCAGGCTGCGAGAGGAGCACGCTCTGCAGGAAGTCCCGTATAAAACTCTGCTGAAGGGAGCTCCCACGGCTCTGCCGCCACG AGAGAGTTCATCCATAGAACCACTCGATGCCTGCAGGATTCACGGCCATGTTTATGTCAATAAGGTGGCAGGAAACCTGCACATCACAGTTGGGAA GCCTATCCACCACCCCCAGGGCCACGCACACATTGCAGCTTTTGTCAGCCACGAGT CGTATAACTTCTCCCATCGGATAGATCATCTATCTTTTGGCGAGGAGGTACCCGGAATAATCAATCCTCTGGACGGCACGGAGAAAATCACTTACAACA ATAACCAGATGTACCAGTACTTCATTACTGTGGTGCCCACCAAGCTGAACACCTACGAGATAGCAGCAGACACGCACCAGTTCTCCGTGACCGAACGA GAGCGGATGATAAACCACGCTGCTGGCAGTCACGGCGTTTCCGGCATCTTTGTGAAGTACGACACCAGCTCTCTGATGGTGACGGTCAGCGAGCAGCACATGCCGCTGTGGCAGTTCCTGGTGCGACTGTGTGGGATCATCGGAGGCATTTTCTCCACAACAG GCATGCTTCACAGCCTCGTGGGCTTTTGTTTTAATGTCATCTGCTGTCGCTTCAAATTAGGAGTCTACCGGCCCAGAGAGGTGAGTCTtgacaaaaaacaaacatctTCTGTGTCAGACTTTTCTTTAAACCAACTGAACCTTTTCCAGGACTCGCTGCTGCACAACCAGATGAATAATCTGACCAATCACCAATCACCTCTCCTGGCTGGAAATGCTGGTCTGGAGTAG
- the LOC107386414 gene encoding endoplasmic reticulum-Golgi intermediate compartment protein 2 isoform X3 — protein MRRLSKKKALSLVKELDAFPKVSESFVETTASGGTVSLIAFSAMAILAVLEFFVYRDTWMKYEYEVDKDFSSKLKINVDITVAMKCQHVGADILDLAETMITSTGLQYQPVIFELTPQQRLWQRTLHLIQSRLREEHALQEVPYKTLLKGAPTALPPRESSSIEPLDACRIHGHVYVNKVAGNLHITVGKPIHHPQGHAHIAAFVSHESYNFSHRIDHLSFGEEVPGIINPLDGTEKITYNNNQMYQYFITVVPTKLNTYEIAADTHQFSVTERERMINHAAGSHGVSGIFVKYDTSSLMVTVSEQHMPLWQFLVRLCGIIGGIFSTTGMLHSLVGFCFNVICCRFKLGVYRPREDSLLHNQMNNLTNHQSPLLAGNAGLE, from the exons ATGAGGCGTCTGTCTAAAAAAAAAGCCCTGAGTCTTGTGAAGGAGCTGGATGCCTTCCCTAAAGTGTCTGAGAGTTTTGTGGAGACAACGGCGTCGGGAGGAACAG TGTCCCTCATAGCTTTCAGTGCAATGGCAATTCTGGCCGTCTTGGAATTCTTCGTTTATCGAGACACTTGGATGAAGTACGAATATGAAGTCGACAAGGATTTTTCCAG TAAACTTAAAATAAACGTGGACATCACAGTCGCGATGAAATGCCAGC ATGTGGGAGCGGACATTCTGGACCTCGCTGAGACCATGATCACCTCCACTGGTTTGCAGTACCAGCCT GTGATTTTTGAACTGACACCACAGCAGAGACTGTGGCAGAG GACGTTGCATCTCATACAGAGCAGGCTGCGAGAGGAGCACGCTCTGCAGGAAGTCCCGTATAAAACTCTGCTGAAGGGAGCTCCCACGGCTCTGCCGCCACG AGAGAGTTCATCCATAGAACCACTCGATGCCTGCAGGATTCACGGCCATGTTTATGTCAATAAGGTGGCAGGAAACCTGCACATCACAGTTGGGAA GCCTATCCACCACCCCCAGGGCCACGCACACATTGCAGCTTTTGTCAGCCACGAGT CGTATAACTTCTCCCATCGGATAGATCATCTATCTTTTGGCGAGGAGGTACCCGGAATAATCAATCCTCTGGACGGCACGGAGAAAATCACTTACAACA ATAACCAGATGTACCAGTACTTCATTACTGTGGTGCCCACCAAGCTGAACACCTACGAGATAGCAGCAGACACGCACCAGTTCTCCGTGACCGAACGA GAGCGGATGATAAACCACGCTGCTGGCAGTCACGGCGTTTCCGGCATCTTTGTGAAGTACGACACCAGCTCTCTGATGGTGACGGTCAGCGAGCAGCACATGCCGCTGTGGCAGTTCCTGGTGCGACTGTGTGGGATCATCGGAGGCATTTTCTCCACAACAG GCATGCTTCACAGCCTCGTGGGCTTTTGTTTTAATGTCATCTGCTGTCGCTTCAAATTAGGAGTCTACCGGCCCAGAGAG GACTCGCTGCTGCACAACCAGATGAATAATCTGACCAATCACCAATCACCTCTCCTGGCTGGAAATGCTGGTCTGGAGTAG
- the LOC107386414 gene encoding endoplasmic reticulum-Golgi intermediate compartment protein 2 isoform X2, with the protein MRRLSKKKALSLVKELDAFPKVSESFVETTASGGTAFSAMAILAVLEFFVYRDTWMKYEYEVDKDFSSKLKINVDITVAMKCQHVGADILDLAETMITSTGLQYQPVIFELTPQQRLWQRTLHLIQSRLREEHALQEVPYKTLLKGAPTALPPRESSSIEPLDACRIHGHVYVNKVAGNLHITVGKPIHHPQGHAHIAAFVSHESYNFSHRIDHLSFGEEVPGIINPLDGTEKITYNNNQMYQYFITVVPTKLNTYEIAADTHQFSVTERERMINHAAGSHGVSGIFVKYDTSSLMVTVSEQHMPLWQFLVRLCGIIGGIFSTTGMLHSLVGFCFNVICCRFKLGVYRPREVSLDKKQTSSVSDFSLNQLNLFQDSLLHNQMNNLTNHQSPLLAGNAGLE; encoded by the exons ATGAGGCGTCTGTCTAAAAAAAAAGCCCTGAGTCTTGTGAAGGAGCTGGATGCCTTCCCTAAAGTGTCTGAGAGTTTTGTGGAGACAACGGCGTCGGGAGGAACAG CTTTCAGTGCAATGGCAATTCTGGCCGTCTTGGAATTCTTCGTTTATCGAGACACTTGGATGAAGTACGAATATGAAGTCGACAAGGATTTTTCCAG TAAACTTAAAATAAACGTGGACATCACAGTCGCGATGAAATGCCAGC ATGTGGGAGCGGACATTCTGGACCTCGCTGAGACCATGATCACCTCCACTGGTTTGCAGTACCAGCCT GTGATTTTTGAACTGACACCACAGCAGAGACTGTGGCAGAG GACGTTGCATCTCATACAGAGCAGGCTGCGAGAGGAGCACGCTCTGCAGGAAGTCCCGTATAAAACTCTGCTGAAGGGAGCTCCCACGGCTCTGCCGCCACG AGAGAGTTCATCCATAGAACCACTCGATGCCTGCAGGATTCACGGCCATGTTTATGTCAATAAGGTGGCAGGAAACCTGCACATCACAGTTGGGAA GCCTATCCACCACCCCCAGGGCCACGCACACATTGCAGCTTTTGTCAGCCACGAGT CGTATAACTTCTCCCATCGGATAGATCATCTATCTTTTGGCGAGGAGGTACCCGGAATAATCAATCCTCTGGACGGCACGGAGAAAATCACTTACAACA ATAACCAGATGTACCAGTACTTCATTACTGTGGTGCCCACCAAGCTGAACACCTACGAGATAGCAGCAGACACGCACCAGTTCTCCGTGACCGAACGA GAGCGGATGATAAACCACGCTGCTGGCAGTCACGGCGTTTCCGGCATCTTTGTGAAGTACGACACCAGCTCTCTGATGGTGACGGTCAGCGAGCAGCACATGCCGCTGTGGCAGTTCCTGGTGCGACTGTGTGGGATCATCGGAGGCATTTTCTCCACAACAG GCATGCTTCACAGCCTCGTGGGCTTTTGTTTTAATGTCATCTGCTGTCGCTTCAAATTAGGAGTCTACCGGCCCAGAGAGGTGAGTCTtgacaaaaaacaaacatctTCTGTGTCAGACTTTTCTTTAAACCAACTGAACCTTTTCCAGGACTCGCTGCTGCACAACCAGATGAATAATCTGACCAATCACCAATCACCTCTCCTGGCTGGAAATGCTGGTCTGGAGTAG